One stretch of Legionella birminghamensis DNA includes these proteins:
- a CDS encoding DUF494 family protein: MKDSLFEMLMSFFEKSLSELKESNLSDLDNETDSEEGDKDKSLLFIRAARDASIRVFTYEEQIKFTKASYQFLMKLMLWGIIASETMEQILNQLLFSESRFVTLQETKWTIRNCLADSLSTVQLAFLDLVLYQKEDELPLH; encoded by the coding sequence ATGAAAGACAGCTTGTTTGAAATGCTGATGAGCTTTTTTGAGAAAAGTCTCTCGGAATTGAAAGAAAGTAATTTATCTGATTTAGATAACGAGACAGACAGCGAAGAAGGCGATAAAGACAAAAGTCTTCTATTTATCCGCGCGGCTCGCGATGCCTCAATTCGTGTGTTTACTTATGAAGAACAAATTAAATTCACAAAAGCAAGTTATCAGTTTTTAATGAAATTAATGCTGTGGGGAATTATAGCTTCTGAAACCATGGAGCAAATTCTCAACCAGCTTCTTTTTTCGGAATCCCGTTTCGTAACGCTGCAGGAAACGAAGTGGACCATCCGTAATTGCCTGGCTGATAGTTTGAGTACCGTACAACTCGCTTTTCTTGATCTTGTGCTATATCAAAAGGAAGACGAATTGCCTTTGCATTAG
- the dprA gene encoding DNA-processing protein DprA codes for MSNKDYYLLLNRIEGIGPRTVQRLLNHWPNLAALFSLSKNEMMAAGVNPLLATALSAADLRVIEADLQWEQQSPCHHLLCWEDENYPALLKEIHDPPLVLYGIGNLDCLKQKTLAMVGTRKPSVNGHETAYRFAFELAGKGISIVSGGALGVDAEAHRGSIAAKGQTIAVMGTGVDVIYPARHRDLVKNIITNGLILSEFPLGKPPSAGHFPRRNRIISGLSIATLVVEAAIKSGSLITARLALEQNRDVLAIPGSIHNPQARGCHYLLQQGARLVTSPADILDALGCNNLPNDAGGPALSLATNNKNLVKCIGFEITSIDQISQRSGIQIDEVACGLAELELQGIVKAVPGGYMRCY; via the coding sequence ATGAGCAACAAAGATTATTATCTCTTGTTAAACCGTATAGAAGGCATCGGCCCGCGTACCGTGCAGCGTTTATTAAATCATTGGCCTAATCTTGCCGCATTGTTCTCACTGTCTAAAAATGAAATGATGGCAGCGGGGGTGAATCCACTGCTGGCAACGGCCCTAAGCGCGGCTGATCTGAGAGTGATTGAGGCTGATTTGCAATGGGAACAACAAAGTCCATGTCACCATCTGCTATGCTGGGAAGATGAAAATTATCCTGCGCTTTTAAAAGAAATACATGATCCCCCCCTGGTGCTTTATGGAATTGGGAACCTGGATTGTTTAAAACAAAAAACCTTGGCCATGGTCGGCACACGAAAGCCCTCGGTTAACGGACATGAAACGGCCTATCGATTTGCCTTTGAACTGGCTGGCAAGGGAATAAGCATTGTCAGCGGCGGCGCCCTGGGAGTTGATGCCGAGGCCCATCGGGGCAGTATTGCGGCTAAAGGGCAGACCATTGCAGTCATGGGAACCGGCGTTGATGTCATTTATCCTGCCCGTCATCGTGATCTTGTAAAAAATATTATCACCAATGGCTTGATTTTAAGTGAATTTCCTTTAGGCAAGCCACCAAGTGCTGGACATTTTCCACGGAGAAATCGTATAATAAGTGGTTTATCTATTGCCACATTGGTTGTTGAGGCTGCAATTAAAAGTGGTTCACTCATTACAGCCAGATTAGCACTTGAGCAAAATCGTGATGTACTTGCTATACCAGGCTCGATACATAACCCACAAGCGCGGGGCTGCCATTATCTTTTACAGCAAGGAGCCAGGTTAGTGACCTCCCCCGCCGATATTTTGGACGCGCTGGGATGCAATAATTTACCTAATGATGCAGGTGGCCCAGCACTATCCCTTGCAACAAATAATAAAAACCTAGTAAAGTGCATTGGTTTTGAAATCACAAGCATTGATCAGATCAGTCAGCGCAGTGGAATCCAAATCGATGAAGTGGCCTGCGGCTTGGCTGAACTTGAATTACAGGGCATTGTCAAAGCAGTACCCGGCGGCTACATGAGGTGTTATTAA
- a CDS encoding LysM peptidoglycan-binding domain-containing protein, with translation MRRLFVIIGLILSFSAQAVSILEDSPRRYVVQPGDTLWSIACKYLANPWEWKTLWHGNPRIKNPNRLYPGAVLELRYAHNEPYIRVLSNGTIKLSPNIRPRPIEDAIPAIPLMVIKPFLNSSLVMDENRLLNAPYIVAFTGEHMLGGQGDEVYVKNLHPDCKMPQGATISYAVYRPNCPYIEPETNRLLGYKATLVGYAELVRGGEPATILLTEITEGVRLKDRVMLNDFPEFNLSFEPKTPNNPVCGSIIDLPGDYTQGAVGLVAVIDRGQDVGLEPGDVLGIYSERKLVADPLDTANPILLPRERVGEVMIFRSFSKTSFGLVMRSIRAVHLGDKVTNP, from the coding sequence ATGCGGCGTTTATTTGTCATAATCGGTTTGATACTATCATTCAGTGCACAAGCAGTATCCATTTTGGAGGACTCTCCCAGACGTTATGTCGTACAACCGGGGGACACGCTGTGGAGTATCGCCTGCAAATACCTGGCCAATCCCTGGGAATGGAAAACGCTCTGGCATGGAAATCCGCGAATTAAAAACCCCAACCGTCTATATCCCGGTGCCGTTCTTGAACTGCGCTATGCTCATAATGAGCCTTATATCCGCGTATTGTCGAATGGGACAATTAAACTATCCCCCAATATTCGCCCTCGCCCGATTGAAGATGCTATTCCTGCCATTCCGCTTATGGTTATTAAACCGTTTCTGAATTCCTCCCTGGTGATGGATGAAAACCGTTTGCTTAATGCGCCTTATATTGTCGCTTTTACGGGAGAACATATGTTAGGCGGCCAAGGAGACGAAGTGTATGTGAAAAATCTCCACCCGGATTGCAAGATGCCACAGGGAGCGACTATTTCCTATGCGGTTTATCGGCCAAATTGCCCTTACATAGAACCTGAAACCAATCGCCTGTTAGGGTATAAGGCAACGCTGGTTGGCTATGCAGAATTAGTTCGCGGCGGTGAGCCGGCGACTATTCTGCTGACCGAAATTACTGAGGGTGTCCGCTTGAAAGATCGGGTGATGCTCAATGATTTCCCAGAGTTTAATTTATCTTTTGAACCGAAAACTCCAAATAACCCTGTCTGTGGCTCCATCATTGATCTGCCCGGTGATTACACCCAGGGCGCAGTGGGCCTGGTTGCTGTTATTGACAGAGGCCAGGACGTGGGCCTTGAGCCGGGTGATGTCCTCGGTATATATTCTGAAAGGAAACTGGTCGCTGATCCACTTGATACTGCCAACCCTATTTTGCTCCCCCGTGAACGCGTTGGCGAAGTAATGATTTTTCGTAGCTTTTCAAAAACCAGTTTTGGGTTGGTCATGCGCTCCATTCGCGCCGTTCATCTTGGTGACAAGGTAACTAATCCATGA
- the def gene encoding peptide deformylase, translating into MAIRKIIYLPDPRLRQVAQPVEEITEELQQLIDDMFETMYSVNGVGLAAPQIGISLRLSVIDIAGDKAQQLVLINPEIIASEGQVEYQEGCLSVPSVYDTVIRAEKVTIRALDRYGKPYEMSGEGVLGECFQHEIDHLNGKLFVDLLSPLKRTMARRKLDKFKRQQARKS; encoded by the coding sequence ATGGCCATTCGTAAAATTATTTATTTACCCGATCCCCGGTTGCGGCAGGTCGCCCAGCCTGTGGAAGAAATTACTGAAGAATTGCAGCAGCTGATTGATGATATGTTTGAAACAATGTACAGCGTGAATGGTGTTGGCCTTGCTGCACCCCAGATTGGCATCAGCCTCAGACTCTCTGTAATTGATATTGCAGGGGATAAAGCCCAGCAGTTAGTTTTAATCAACCCGGAAATCATTGCCTCAGAAGGACAGGTCGAGTACCAGGAAGGCTGTCTTTCAGTTCCCAGTGTCTATGATACGGTTATTCGTGCCGAAAAAGTTACGATTCGCGCACTGGATCGCTACGGCAAACCTTATGAAATGTCTGGCGAAGGCGTGCTGGGTGAGTGTTTTCAGCATGAGATTGATCATTTGAACGGCAAGCTTTTTGTTGATTTGCTTTCACCTTTGAAACGAACCATGGCCAGAAGAAAACTGGATAAATTTAAACGTCAACAAGCGCGTAAATCATGA
- the fmt gene encoding methionyl-tRNA formyltransferase produces the protein MKSSLSIVFAGTPEFGVPCLDAIAHSGHRLLAVYSQPDRPAGRGRKLQASAVKTWALENNYPVYQPANFKTEAAVAELAALKPDVMVVIAYGLILPQRVLDIPRLGCINVHASLLPRWRGASPIQQAVLHGDPRSGVTIMQMDAGMDTGAELMSVSCSIDAHDTAGSLHDKLSLLSIAPLLETLNLMAENKIEPTAQSSEGVTYAGKIQKEQALIDWRLDADVIERQIRAFNPWPVSYTSINGELLKIYQAEVEPQPSQSVPGTILSISREGMSVATGSSVLRVKQLQFAGGKPLTIAEWMNAGKYQSFIGQVLNESK, from the coding sequence ATGAAGTCTTCGCTTTCAATCGTTTTTGCCGGCACCCCTGAGTTTGGTGTTCCCTGTCTTGACGCCATAGCGCATTCCGGGCATCGTTTACTGGCGGTGTATTCTCAGCCTGATCGCCCGGCGGGCCGCGGGCGTAAGTTGCAGGCTTCTGCGGTAAAGACCTGGGCCCTTGAGAATAATTACCCGGTTTATCAGCCAGCAAACTTCAAAACGGAGGCTGCAGTCGCCGAGCTTGCTGCTTTAAAACCTGATGTGATGGTCGTAATTGCCTATGGTTTAATTCTGCCGCAACGGGTATTGGATATTCCCCGGCTTGGCTGTATTAATGTTCATGCCTCGCTCCTGCCTCGCTGGCGCGGTGCATCACCTATACAGCAGGCTGTTTTACATGGTGATCCTCGATCGGGGGTGACTATTATGCAAATGGATGCCGGTATGGATACAGGGGCGGAACTGATGTCGGTTAGTTGTTCTATCGATGCGCATGATACCGCCGGCAGTTTACATGATAAACTCTCGCTTCTTTCTATCGCCCCCCTGTTGGAAACATTGAATTTAATGGCTGAAAACAAAATTGAACCGACTGCACAGAGCAGCGAAGGCGTGACTTATGCCGGCAAGATTCAGAAAGAGCAGGCGCTTATTGATTGGCGGCTGGATGCCGATGTAATCGAGCGGCAAATCAGGGCGTTTAACCCCTGGCCGGTGAGTTATACCAGCATTAATGGCGAATTACTTAAAATTTATCAAGCTGAAGTAGAGCCTCAACCCAGCCAATCGGTACCGGGAACTATATTATCAATTAGCAGGGAAGGAATGTCAGTTGCCACCGGAAGCAGTGTATTACGGGTAAAGCAGCTGCAATTTGCGGGTGGGAAACCGCTTACCATTGCAGAATGGATGAATGCCGGCAAATATCAAAGTTTTATTGGCCAGGTATTAAATGAAAGCAAATGA
- the rsmB gene encoding 16S rRNA (cytosine(967)-C(5))-methyltransferase RsmB: MKANERGQALKILIGLFDDNISLNHSLQSPEISALTKAICFGVCRYYYRLELIANQLLNKKPATSDIWLLILMGLFQLQYLNKPEYATVQETVALLDKLKKSWAKGLINAVLRRFCREKETILASLENKSVYSHNHPQWLIKALKKDWPDTYQAILSANDQHPPLSLRVNQQKVTREGYLEQLKQAGIEARALPLSPHGINVDASVDIRELPGYAEGFFSVQDEAAQAAVRLMALEPGLRVLDACCAPGGKTSYILESQANLKACIAVDVEQKRLQRVKENLSRLQLDATVIQGDVRKPEDWWDGQLFDRILLDAPCSATGVIRRHPDIKVLRQEEDIATVAALQAQLLQAIWPLLKKGGLLVYATCSILKRENENQIRTFLESEPQCRVLPINPPWGSANEYGWQILPGQENCDGFFYSVLSKD, translated from the coding sequence ATGAAAGCAAATGAACGCGGGCAGGCATTAAAAATTCTCATTGGCTTGTTTGACGATAATATTTCCCTCAACCATTCGCTGCAATCCCCTGAAATTAGCGCTTTAACCAAAGCGATTTGTTTTGGTGTTTGCCGCTATTATTATCGGCTTGAGCTGATTGCCAATCAATTGCTCAATAAAAAGCCCGCCACATCTGATATCTGGCTTTTGATACTCATGGGCCTATTCCAGCTGCAATATTTGAATAAGCCTGAATATGCGACCGTCCAGGAAACGGTTGCCTTGCTGGATAAACTCAAAAAAAGCTGGGCAAAGGGTTTAATCAATGCGGTATTGCGGCGTTTTTGCCGCGAAAAAGAGACTATTCTCGCTTCTCTTGAGAATAAATCGGTTTATTCCCACAATCATCCGCAGTGGCTCATTAAAGCACTGAAAAAGGATTGGCCTGATACTTATCAGGCTATTTTAAGTGCCAATGACCAGCATCCCCCGCTTAGCCTTAGGGTTAACCAGCAGAAAGTGACGCGAGAGGGGTATTTAGAGCAGCTGAAACAAGCCGGCATCGAAGCCAGAGCGCTTCCTCTGTCGCCGCATGGTATTAATGTGGATGCCTCTGTGGATATTCGTGAATTACCGGGCTATGCTGAAGGCTTTTTTTCAGTACAGGATGAAGCGGCACAGGCGGCTGTCCGCTTAATGGCTCTTGAACCCGGGTTGCGCGTACTGGACGCTTGCTGTGCGCCTGGTGGAAAAACCAGCTATATCCTGGAGTCGCAAGCCAATCTAAAAGCCTGTATTGCCGTTGATGTTGAACAAAAACGCCTACAGCGTGTGAAAGAAAATCTTTCACGTCTTCAGCTTGATGCAACGGTGATACAGGGAGATGTCCGTAAACCTGAAGATTGGTGGGATGGCCAATTGTTCGACCGGATTTTACTCGATGCACCTTGCTCTGCAACGGGAGTAATCCGCAGACACCCCGATATTAAAGTATTGAGGCAGGAAGAGGATATCGCTACAGTTGCCGCGCTGCAGGCACAGTTATTACAGGCTATCTGGCCTTTATTAAAAAAAGGCGGCCTGCTGGTTTATGCGACGTGCTCCATATTAAAACGTGAAAATGAAAATCAAATCCGGACGTTTCTGGAGTCAGAACCCCAGTGCCGTGTATTACCCATTAATCCACCCTGGGGAAGCGCTAATGAATATGGCTGGCAGATTTTGCCGGGCCAGGAAAATTGCGATGGATTTTTTTATAGTGTTTTAAGCAAGGATTGA
- a CDS encoding CPBP family intramembrane metalloprotease, translating into MYWPMVLFLFFLALPGIFIVLPRLIVLLLPDNSPQVQKKMTRLVVIQTLVMVMLMSVAGTVLSQRTGLGDPLLSALLGGGEAWRQIQDGLVAIGVLTVIGLLGFLLLYYGLAMRVLDQPTLLALQTFRNKIGLDGCILYGGVVDEILARWGLLNVILYFAMLFSGQKTNAMVWTAIVISGIFFTLGQLPAYLAAGCRASRQFVYCMLILCLWQALIFGYIFWHYGLLAAMFAHIVFYLGWYLYDRN; encoded by the coding sequence ATGTATTGGCCGATGGTGCTTTTTTTATTTTTCCTGGCACTTCCAGGAATTTTTATTGTCTTGCCGCGTCTAATCGTTTTGTTATTGCCCGATAACAGCCCGCAGGTTCAGAAAAAAATGACCCGCCTGGTGGTTATCCAGACACTGGTAATGGTCATGTTGATGTCGGTTGCAGGCACTGTCCTCTCGCAAAGGACAGGTCTCGGTGATCCCCTGTTATCAGCTTTACTGGGAGGTGGGGAAGCCTGGAGGCAGATCCAGGACGGTTTAGTCGCAATCGGCGTTCTGACGGTTATCGGCCTGCTGGGATTTCTGCTTCTCTACTATGGTCTGGCCATGCGAGTTTTGGATCAGCCGACGTTATTAGCCCTGCAGACTTTTCGAAATAAAATAGGCCTGGACGGATGCATCCTCTATGGCGGGGTAGTTGATGAAATACTCGCACGCTGGGGCTTATTAAATGTAATTCTTTATTTTGCCATGTTATTTTCTGGCCAGAAAACCAATGCAATGGTCTGGACCGCTATTGTTATCAGCGGCATATTTTTTACCTTAGGCCAGCTTCCTGCGTATCTCGCTGCCGGATGTCGTGCCAGCCGCCAATTTGTCTATTGTATGTTGATTCTATGCCTTTGGCAGGCACTTATTTTTGGATATATTTTCTGGCATTACGGTTTACTGGCTGCCATGTTTGCACATATTGTCTTCTATTTGGGATGGTATTTGTATGACAGAAATTAA
- a CDS encoding ParB/RepB/Spo0J family partition protein, with the protein MTEINNKLSQTTIYRLLPIDSLQKGRYQPRIDFDDHSLAELAQSITAQGLIEPLVVREIASGCYEIIAGERRWRAARIAGLSEVPCMIGQYTDQQAAALTLIENIQRQELNLIEEASGYRRLCDEFNFRQEEIAVLVGKSRSHITNIMRLLGLMPEVQSLLRSGQLSFGHARLLVGLAQGQQLSLARQMIEQDWSVRQSEQEVKKLKTRTEQEPGAFKDRDVAQLEMKLSEQVGAPVEIVSEKGSGGWLKLKFFNNDTLAGLLDRMGLRYD; encoded by the coding sequence ATGACAGAAATTAACAATAAACTGTCTCAAACGACGATTTATCGGCTGTTGCCAATTGATAGTCTGCAAAAAGGGCGCTACCAGCCGCGTATTGATTTTGATGACCATTCACTTGCAGAACTTGCCCAATCAATAACGGCTCAAGGGCTAATCGAACCCCTGGTGGTTCGGGAAATAGCCAGCGGCTGTTATGAGATCATTGCTGGCGAACGGCGCTGGCGGGCGGCGAGAATAGCGGGTTTGTCAGAAGTCCCATGCATGATTGGCCAATATACTGATCAGCAGGCCGCCGCCTTAACCTTGATTGAAAATATACAGCGCCAGGAACTCAATTTAATTGAAGAGGCAAGCGGGTATCGCCGTTTGTGCGATGAATTTAATTTCCGGCAGGAGGAAATAGCCGTCCTGGTAGGTAAATCCCGCAGTCATATTACCAATATCATGAGGCTTCTCGGATTAATGCCAGAAGTGCAATCATTACTTCGCAGCGGGCAGTTGTCGTTTGGCCATGCCCGGTTGCTGGTAGGACTGGCGCAGGGTCAGCAGCTAAGCCTTGCACGACAAATGATTGAACAGGACTGGTCGGTGAGACAGAGTGAGCAGGAGGTAAAAAAATTAAAAACGCGGACTGAGCAAGAGCCAGGCGCATTTAAGGACCGCGATGTTGCGCAATTGGAAATGAAACTGTCCGAGCAAGTAGGGGCCCCTGTCGAAATTGTCAGCGAAAAAGGCTCTGGGGGCTGGTTAAAGCTAAAATTTTTCAATAATGATACACTTGCAGGTCTTCTTGACCGCATGGGCTTGCGGTATGATTAG
- the dacB gene encoding D-alanyl-D-alanine carboxypeptidase/D-alanyl-D-alanine endopeptidase, with protein MKRILSCALLSLIISDLSHATIKGGADRLINQVDPRTNIGIEVVDLNTGTTLYSRNQNQAFVPASNMKLFSDAAALMVLGPDYRFKNTLSTNASQLQNGVLKGSLYLKLSGDPSFSRERLASLLAVLKSWHINHIQGNVIIDSSHAIVNPYAPGWMTSDLAYSYGAPLGPTMIDANRMVATVNPAGKPGETAVVEVDDDSGSIIVNNEVKTKEKTARCGVSFVMDQENHLNVRGCIGVGQWAIQQKMAIRNPLAYAKGLIRQQLAKENIILDGNVALGNTPNGAMLLATDSSKPISQLMADTLKPSDNLYADSLFLHAAHKLHGSPVNWPEAQQVVKKFLQDQTGIPMQQAILTDGSGLSRNDLLTASQTVNLLRFLYERFPLAYEYISALPVSGRDGTLQRRFKRPDQQDMVRAKTGTMTGIVSLSGYLYTANAHTLAFAMYINNRPGTSPSISGKYRYLIDALCTYFLQQKPSNNSWSRIFASKNRIKYQMGPTQAEQQRGKQARWRRLETVVKQAVNGQAVTVIYRGNELLLKDAQSDPGRVLNALQALKKKYPFAVAVSSKTMVSGNILWMETSNVPADSQRVWIIREAVS; from the coding sequence ATGAAAAGGATCTTGTCGTGCGCATTGCTTAGCCTGATAATTTCTGACCTCTCCCATGCGACCATTAAAGGCGGAGCTGACCGGCTAATTAATCAGGTAGACCCGAGAACCAATATTGGTATTGAAGTCGTCGATTTAAACACTGGCACGACGCTCTATAGCCGTAATCAGAATCAGGCTTTTGTGCCTGCCAGCAATATGAAATTATTTTCGGATGCGGCAGCTTTAATGGTGCTTGGCCCCGATTACCGCTTTAAAAATACCCTGAGCACCAATGCAAGTCAATTACAGAATGGCGTGTTAAAAGGTTCCCTCTACCTCAAACTTTCCGGGGATCCTTCTTTTAGCCGTGAGCGTCTGGCTAGCTTGTTAGCCGTGTTAAAAAGCTGGCATATCAACCACATTCAGGGCAATGTAATCATTGATAGCAGCCATGCTATCGTGAATCCTTACGCACCAGGCTGGATGACCAGCGACCTGGCTTACAGTTATGGCGCGCCCTTAGGCCCGACCATGATTGATGCCAATCGTATGGTTGCAACGGTGAATCCTGCTGGCAAGCCAGGTGAGACGGCAGTGGTGGAGGTCGATGACGATAGCGGCAGTATTATTGTAAATAATGAAGTGAAAACCAAAGAGAAAACCGCCCGTTGCGGGGTTTCCTTTGTAATGGATCAGGAAAATCATTTAAACGTTAGAGGCTGTATTGGTGTTGGGCAATGGGCTATTCAGCAGAAAATGGCGATCCGTAATCCACTCGCCTATGCGAAAGGTTTAATCCGCCAGCAATTGGCCAAAGAGAATATTATTCTTGACGGCAATGTAGCACTGGGCAATACCCCGAATGGTGCCATGTTGCTAGCTACAGACTCTTCAAAACCGATTTCCCAATTGATGGCTGATACCCTGAAACCTTCTGATAATCTCTATGCGGACAGCCTCTTTTTGCATGCGGCTCACAAGCTGCATGGGTCACCAGTCAATTGGCCGGAAGCACAGCAGGTTGTTAAAAAATTCCTTCAGGATCAAACCGGTATTCCCATGCAGCAAGCTATCCTGACAGATGGTTCCGGCTTATCGCGTAATGATTTATTAACAGCGAGCCAGACTGTTAATCTGCTGCGATTTCTTTATGAAAGATTTCCGCTTGCCTATGAATATATTTCTGCACTGCCTGTTTCGGGGCGTGACGGCACCTTGCAGCGCCGGTTCAAGCGGCCTGATCAGCAAGATATGGTTCGTGCGAAAACCGGTACAATGACGGGTATTGTCAGCTTGTCCGGTTATTTATACACCGCGAATGCGCATACCCTGGCCTTTGCCATGTATATCAATAACCGCCCAGGAACCAGTCCCTCCATTTCAGGAAAATACCGTTATCTGATTGATGCCTTATGCACTTATTTCCTGCAGCAAAAGCCCAGTAATAACTCCTGGTCCCGTATATTCGCCTCGAAAAACCGTATTAAATATCAAATGGGGCCCACCCAGGCAGAACAGCAGCGTGGTAAACAGGCAAGATGGCGCCGTCTGGAAACGGTGGTTAAACAGGCCGTCAATGGGCAGGCGGTAACAGTTATTTATCGTGGCAACGAGTTATTACTAAAGGATGCACAGTCTGATCCAGGCAGAGTGTTAAACGCCCTTCAGGCTTTGAAAAAGAAATATCCCTTTGCCGTAGCAGTCTCTTCAAAAACCATGGTCAGCGGAAATATTTTATGGATGGAAACCTCGAATGTTCCCGCCGATTCGCAGCGTGTATGGATAATCCGAGAAGCCGTCAGTTAA
- a CDS encoding ankyrin repeat domain-containing protein has protein sequence MSLFEVQSVEELKKMIVTINPADLTQQNAQKQTPIAYYASKGEWDKVEALLNPDNDIKDSQMFAEVIVLARKAKQDLLVQKLFDLVHPQTHWLIQNEEGNKDIAPLHLFIMRQKKEHIAILASTADLSLKGPGTATRRGYTAVRLASIYHDWETVKLLSKENTDELDTFQYGGAMLHAVHQKQYELAIALAKKGARLNYAIGCGEEGALNCFHIAVRKNHTVFLELLIAAQIRSSNQDVLEQKFRGHTPIEWAILCKHWHLIPLMAKMKPANPKAAGYVAAYKKAMKKADMFTPETLEALRIAAQVEKEGTPQKPVNKDTAKGSPPPAQKPNSDRLYEATQKLFLAAQEDAQLLSAFRKIYTALYNGQSSFLKSASFLDKHENITLKLIDGYCREKPASRTSKAMVLAQKYVKDMTNIELVKEIHQYAYEHSGFFKRSPNRAKLNSARAQEAYINANADSRTGQIRSALRQ, from the coding sequence ATGAGTTTATTTGAAGTACAGTCGGTTGAAGAACTGAAAAAAATGATAGTTACAATCAATCCTGCCGATTTAACCCAGCAAAACGCCCAAAAGCAAACCCCTATTGCCTATTATGCCTCGAAAGGAGAATGGGACAAGGTTGAAGCCCTGCTTAACCCTGACAATGACATAAAGGATTCGCAGATGTTTGCGGAAGTCATTGTACTTGCCCGAAAAGCAAAACAAGATTTGCTGGTGCAGAAACTCTTTGATTTAGTGCATCCCCAGACTCATTGGCTAATCCAGAATGAAGAAGGAAATAAAGATATTGCTCCCCTGCATTTATTCATCATGAGGCAAAAAAAAGAGCATATTGCAATCTTGGCTTCCACCGCTGATTTAAGCCTTAAAGGCCCGGGGACAGCAACCAGAAGAGGCTATACAGCAGTTCGCCTGGCCTCGATCTACCATGATTGGGAGACGGTGAAACTTTTGTCAAAAGAGAACACCGATGAATTGGATACGTTTCAGTATGGTGGAGCGATGCTCCATGCTGTACACCAGAAACAATATGAGCTGGCGATTGCATTGGCTAAAAAAGGAGCAAGGCTCAATTATGCCATCGGCTGTGGTGAAGAGGGAGCATTAAACTGCTTTCATATTGCTGTTAGAAAAAATCATACTGTATTTCTGGAGCTTTTAATCGCTGCCCAAATCCGAAGCTCAAATCAGGATGTTTTAGAGCAAAAATTCAGGGGTCATACTCCTATAGAGTGGGCTATCCTGTGTAAACACTGGCATCTTATCCCCCTTATGGCGAAAATGAAACCGGCTAATCCCAAAGCAGCCGGATATGTGGCTGCTTATAAAAAAGCAATGAAGAAAGCCGATATGTTTACACCGGAAACGCTGGAGGCCTTGCGGATAGCTGCTCAGGTTGAAAAGGAGGGTACGCCACAAAAACCTGTAAACAAGGACACGGCGAAAGGCAGTCCTCCGCCTGCCCAAAAGCCTAATTCTGATAGACTTTATGAAGCAACCCAAAAGCTCTTTCTCGCAGCACAAGAAGACGCACAGCTTTTAAGCGCATTTAGAAAGATTTATACAGCCTTGTACAATGGCCAATCCTCTTTTCTCAAATCAGCCAGCTTTCTTGATAAGCATGAGAATATCACCCTGAAACTGATTGATGGCTATTGTCGGGAAAAACCTGCCTCAAGAACGAGCAAAGCAATGGTCTTAGCGCAAAAATATGTAAAGGATATGACCAATATCGAGTTGGTCAAAGAAATCCATCAATATGCCTATGAGCACAGCGGTTTTTTCAAACGCTCTCCTAATAGGGCTAAATTGAACTCTGCCCGAGCGCAGGAAGCCTATATCAATGCAAATGCAGACTCAAGAACGGGTCAGATTCGAAGCGCATTGAGACAATAG
- a CDS encoding EscU/YscU/HrcU family type III secretion system export apparatus switch protein, whose translation MIKKNRQAVALHYDGKKAPRVTAKGEGEIAERIIQIAKQHGIPLQENKELTALLAQVQLNGEIPPKLYVAVAQMLAFLYFLNGKTPKDYHP comes from the coding sequence ATGATAAAAAAGAACCGGCAGGCAGTAGCCCTCCATTATGATGGTAAGAAAGCACCGCGTGTGACCGCCAAAGGCGAAGGGGAAATTGCCGAGCGCATCATTCAGATTGCGAAACAACATGGCATTCCTCTGCAGGAAAACAAAGAGTTGACAGCGTTATTGGCGCAGGTACAACTCAATGGCGAAATTCCTCCCAAACTTTATGTGGCTGTTGCTCAAATGCTGGCATTTCTCTATTTTTTGAATGGCAAAACGCCGAAGGATTATCATCCTTAG